The Vicinamibacteria bacterium genome contains a region encoding:
- a CDS encoding protein kinase, whose amino-acid sequence MPLPSGTTLGGYEVQAQIGAGGMGEVYRARDTRLDRVVALKVLPDHLSRDPESLTRFEREAKAVAALSHSNILAIFDFGKQDGVAFVVMELLEGESLRARLAAGPLPPRKAVEYGLQICLGLAAAHDKGIVHRDLKPENVFITKDGRIKILDFGLAKVTPPQAPHERDTLDLTPMTQPGTVMGTVGYMSPEQVRADEVDHRSDLFSFGSILYEMLSGRRAFKGDSAVETMSAILKEEPPELVETNRTLDPALERVVRHCLEKRREERFQSARDLAFQLQALSGASSSAALRAADARTPSPPRRPLLAGLALAAALAGGFWAGAHWMRTAPPTFHQLTFRRGTIAAARFAPDGQTIVYSAAWGGSRVEILTTRLDSPESRSLGLSSAGVLAVSSSGEMAIALGCEFFWGSCQGTLARASLAGGAAREVLQDVHEAEWTPDGADLAVVRDAEGRHRLEFPLGHVLYDTPGWISHPRFSPRGDLIAFIDHPSPSEESGSVAVVDRAGKYQKISPGWSSIWGLAWNPSGREIWFTAAEVGRAQSLHAVTLSGESRVVLRAPARLLLHDVSKHGRVLLARETARGGLMGLPPGQKEERDLSWFDWSTAADISPDGRTVLFCERGEGTKAAPTVYLRAADGSPAVKLGEGRPLALSPDGGWAAIAKGGPPETLVLLPTGPGEPRTLPSGAITGYVEAAFFPGGKRILILGTENGFARRCYVQDLDSGDPRPVSPAGASVDFTGNPISPDGRSFAARGAEGKILIYPVAGGTPQPVRGLDAGSVPVRWSGDGRSLFAFAREHVPARVFRLNLTSHVQELWKELLPADPTGIVGISTVDLSSDGRAYIYTYDHRMSELYVAEGLR is encoded by the coding sequence ATGCCGCTACCTTCCGGCACCACGTTGGGCGGCTACGAGGTACAGGCCCAGATTGGCGCGGGGGGCATGGGCGAGGTGTACCGAGCCCGGGACACCCGCCTCGACCGCGTGGTGGCCCTCAAGGTCCTGCCCGATCACCTGAGCCGGGATCCGGAATCCTTGACCCGCTTCGAGCGGGAGGCCAAGGCGGTGGCCGCTCTCTCCCATTCCAACATCCTGGCCATCTTCGACTTCGGGAAGCAGGACGGGGTGGCGTTCGTGGTCATGGAACTGCTCGAGGGCGAAAGCCTGCGCGCCCGCCTCGCCGCGGGGCCGCTGCCCCCCCGCAAGGCCGTGGAGTATGGTCTTCAGATCTGCCTCGGACTCGCGGCCGCCCACGACAAGGGAATCGTCCATCGGGATCTCAAGCCCGAGAACGTGTTCATCACCAAGGATGGCCGGATCAAGATCCTGGACTTTGGTCTGGCCAAGGTCACTCCGCCCCAAGCCCCCCACGAGCGCGACACCCTGGACCTCACCCCCATGACCCAACCGGGTACGGTCATGGGCACCGTGGGCTACATGTCCCCGGAGCAGGTTCGGGCGGACGAGGTGGACCATCGGTCCGACCTCTTCTCGTTTGGCTCCATCCTCTACGAGATGCTCTCCGGCCGTCGCGCGTTCAAGGGGGATTCCGCGGTCGAGACGATGAGCGCGATCCTGAAGGAGGAACCCCCGGAGCTCGTGGAAACCAACCGCACTCTCGACCCCGCTCTGGAGCGGGTGGTGAGGCACTGCCTGGAGAAACGACGCGAAGAGCGCTTCCAGTCGGCACGGGACCTGGCCTTCCAGCTCCAGGCCCTCTCCGGAGCCTCGAGCAGTGCCGCTCTGCGGGCGGCAGACGCCAGGACCCCGAGCCCCCCGCGCCGACCCCTCCTGGCCGGCCTCGCCCTGGCCGCGGCCCTGGCCGGAGGGTTCTGGGCGGGCGCGCATTGGATGCGCACCGCCCCCCCTACCTTCCACCAGCTCACGTTCCGGCGCGGGACGATCGCCGCCGCGCGGTTCGCGCCCGACGGCCAGACCATCGTCTATTCGGCGGCCTGGGGCGGCAGCCGGGTGGAGATCCTGACCACGCGCCTGGATAGCCCGGAGTCGCGGTCGCTCGGTCTCTCCTCGGCGGGGGTGCTGGCCGTCTCCTCTTCCGGAGAGATGGCCATCGCGCTCGGCTGCGAGTTCTTCTGGGGCAGCTGCCAGGGAACCCTGGCCCGGGCCTCCCTCGCCGGCGGCGCCGCTCGGGAAGTGCTGCAGGATGTCCACGAGGCGGAGTGGACGCCGGACGGAGCGGACCTGGCGGTGGTGCGGGACGCCGAGGGCCGGCATCGCCTCGAGTTCCCCCTCGGGCACGTCCTCTACGACACGCCGGGCTGGATCAGCCACCCGCGCTTCTCGCCCCGCGGCGACCTCATCGCCTTCATCGATCACCCCTCTCCGTCGGAGGAGAGCGGATCGGTGGCGGTGGTGGACCGGGCGGGCAAGTACCAAAAGATCTCTCCGGGCTGGAGCAGCATCTGGGGCCTGGCCTGGAATCCCTCCGGCCGGGAGATCTGGTTCACCGCAGCCGAGGTCGGTCGCGCCCAGTCCCTTCACGCGGTCACGCTCTCCGGGGAGTCGCGGGTGGTGCTGAGAGCGCCCGCGCGCCTCCTCCTCCACGACGTCTCCAAGCACGGACGAGTGCTCCTGGCCCGCGAGACCGCCCGGGGCGGGCTCATGGGCCTCCCCCCCGGCCAGAAGGAGGAGCGGGACCTCTCCTGGTTCGACTGGTCGACGGCGGCGGACATCTCCCCGGACGGCCGGACGGTCCTCTTCTGCGAGAGGGGCGAGGGTACCAAGGCCGCCCCCACCGTCTACCTACGCGCCGCGGACGGCTCGCCGGCGGTGAAGCTGGGAGAAGGTCGGCCCCTCGCTCTCTCCCCCGACGGGGGGTGGGCGGCGATCGCCAAGGGTGGCCCCCCGGAAACCCTGGTCCTCCTGCCGACCGGACCCGGAGAGCCCCGAACGCTTCCGAGCGGCGCCATCACCGGCTACGTGGAGGCCGCGTTCTTCCCGGGTGGGAAGCGCATCCTCATCCTCGGGACCGAGAATGGCTTCGCGCGACGCTGCTACGTCCAGGATCTCGATTCGGGCGACCCCCGCCCAGTCTCCCCCGCGGGGGCCAGCGTCGATTTCACGGGCAACCCCATCTCCCCGGATGGACGCTCCTTCGCGGCCCGGGGGGCGGAGGGGAAGATCTTGATCTACCCCGTGGCGGGGGGGACGCCTCAGCCCGTCCGGGGCCTTGACGCGGGGAGCGTGCCCGTCCGTTGGAGCGGCGACGGCCGTTCCCTCTTCGCCTTCGCCCGAGAGCATGTCCCGGCCCGCGTCTTTCGCCTCAACCTCACCAGCCACGTCCAAGAGCTTTGGAAAGAGCTGCTGCCCGCCGACCCCACGGGTATCGTGGGCATCTCCACCGTCGATCTCTCGAGCGACGGCCGGGCCTACATCTACACCTACGACCACCGCATGTCGGAGCTGTACGTGGCCGAGGGGCTGCGCTAG